Proteins encoded together in one Prunus dulcis chromosome 3, ALMONDv2, whole genome shotgun sequence window:
- the LOC117621171 gene encoding protein STRUBBELIG-RECEPTOR FAMILY 7 — protein MLETWRWVLLVFSICILGWSPGSINAATDPADVSTLKTLYSSLNSPSQLTQWSASGDDPCGQSWKGVKCSGSRVTEIDVSNLQLSGSLWSSLQSLTALTNLDMSHNNLAGSIPYSLPPNMTRLNLAANNFNQGIPYSISLITSLEYLNISHNQLQNQVDDIFGKLSSLSTLDLSFNSLSGNLPESLSSLSSMTTMNLQNNQLTGPINVLANLPLENLNIQNNQFTGWIPEQLKNINLEKDGNTWNSGPAPPPPPGTPPASKNNGNHKSGSYGSPSKGGAGEGGKKSGIGGGGVAGIVISLLVVTGVVAFFIIKRRSRRSSSDVEKFDSQPFAPLASEVKEMKSVQTPATLDMKTFDTPATINLRPPPVDRHKSFDEEDFSKKPIVVKKTSTAPLNVTSYSIADLQIATGSFNVENLLGEGSFGRVYRAQFDDGKVLAVKKIDSSVLPSELSEDFTEIVSNISLLHHPNVTELVGYCSEHGQHLLVYEFHKSGSLHDFLHLSDDYNKPLTWNSRVKIALGTARALEYLHEVCSPSIIHKNIKSANILLDVELNPHLSDTGLASFIPNADQALEHNVGSGYSAPEVAMSGQYTLKSDVYGFGVVMLELISGRKPFDSSKPRSEQSLVRWATPQLHDIDALSKMVDPALKGLYPVKSLSRFADVIALCVQPEPEFRPPMSEVVEALVRLVQRANMSRRTVGNDQGGSQRGDNTNGQDDMS, from the exons atgttggAGACTTGGAGGTGGGTTTTGCTGGTGTTCAGCATCTGCATTTTGGGATGGAGTCCCGGTTCCATCAATGCTGCCACAGATCCAGCAGATG TTTCTACTCTAAAGACCTTGTATAGTAGCTTAAACTCCCCATCTCAGCTAACCCAGTGGAGTGCAAGTGGTGATGATCCATGTGGCCAGTCTTGGAAAGGTGTTAAGTGCTCGGGCTCACGAGTAACAGAAAT tGATGTATCAAATCTTCAACTTTCGGGATCATTGTGGTCTTCGCTTCAGAGTTTGACAGCATTAACCAACCT AGACATGAGCCATAATAATCTCGCAGGCAGTATACCTTATTCACTTCCTCCAAACATGACTCGATT AAACCTTGCTGCTAATAACTTCAATCAAGGCATCCCTTATTCCATCTCTCTGATAACTTCTCTTGAATATCT GAACATCAGTCACAATCAGCTTCAGAACCAGGTGGATGACATTTTTGGAAAGCTCTCTTCCCTATCCACATT GGATCTCTCTTTCAATTCTCTGTCAGGTAACCTCCCTGAGAGTTTAAGCTCCCTCTCAAGTATGACCACAAT GAATTTGCAGAATAACCAGCTTACAGGGCCCATTAATGTCCTTGCCAATCTCCCCCTTGAAAATCT GAATATTCAAAATAACCAATTTACCGGCTGGATTCCAGAGCAGTTGAAAAACATTAATCTGGA GAAGGATGGAAACACATGGAACTCAGGCCCTGCACCCCCACCTCCACCTGGTACACCTCCAGCCAGCAAGAACAACGGAAATCACAAATCTGGCAGCTATGGCTCACCATCAAAAGGTGGTGCAGGTGAAGGTGGAAAGAAATCAGGAATAGGAGGTGGTGGCGTAGCAGGAATAGTGATATCTCTTTTGGTAGTTACGGGGGTTGTCGCATTCTTTATCATAAAGAGAAGATCGAGGAGGTCGTCCTCAGACGTGGAGAAGTTTGATAGTCAGCCCTTTGCTCCCCTTGCAAGTGAAGTAAAAG AAATGAAATCTGTACAAACCCCTGCCACGTTGGACATGAAGACCTTTGATACTCCTGCCACAATAAATCTTAGACCCCCACCAGTGGATCGTCATAAAtcatttgatgaagaagatttCTCAAAGAAGCCCATTGTGGTCAAGAAAACCAGCACAGCTCCTTTAAATGTGACCTCATATTCAATAGCGGACCTGCAGATTGCTACTGGCAGCTTTAACGTTGAAAACCTTCTTGGTGAGGGGTCGTTTGGACGTGTTTATCGTGCTCAATTTGATGATGGGAAG GTTCTTGCTGTGAAGAAAATAGATTCATCTGTCCTTCCTAGTGAGTTGTCAGAAGATTTCACAGAGATTGTTTCAAACATCTCCCTGTTGCATCACCCAAATGTAACGGAGCTGGTGGGTTACTGTTCAGAGCATGGACAGCACCTGCTAGTCTATGAGTTCCATAAAAGTGGTTCGCTGCATGACTTCCTGCATCTATCAGATGACTACAACAAGCCATTGACATGGAACTCTAGGGTCAAGATTGCTTTGGGGACTGCACGGGCACTAGA gtACTTGCATGAAGTTTGCTCACCATCAATTattcacaaaaatataaagtCAGCCAACATATTACTGGATGTGGAGCTCAACCCTCATCTTTCAGACACAGGCCTTGCGAGCTTTATCCCCAATGCTGATCAG GCCTTGGAGCACAATGTGGGATCTGGGTACAGTGCACCTGAGGTTGCAATGTCTGGTCAATATACTCTAAAGAGTGATGTCTACGGTTTTGGAGTGGTTATGCTGGAGCTTATTAGTGGACGGAAACCATTTGATAG CTCGAAGCCTAGATCTGAACAATCTCTGGTTCGATGGGCAACACCCCAGCTCCATGATATTGACGCTCTTTCAAAAATGGTAGATCCAGCACTCAAGGGGCTCTATCCAGTTAAATCTCTGTCACGGTTTGCTGATGTGATTGCCCTATGTGTCCAG CCCGAGCCTGAGTTCCGACCTCCTATGTCGGAAGTGGTTGAAGCATTGGTTCGGTTGGTGCAGCGAGCCAACATGAGCAGGAGAACAGTTGGAAATGATCAAGGAGGATCCCAGAGAGGCGACAACACCAATGGACAGGACGACATGTCTTGA
- the LOC117621531 gene encoding 26S proteasome regulatory subunit 7 — MAPEPEDIKDEKNPRPLDEDDIALLKTYGLGPYSTHIKKAEKEVKDLAKKVNDLCGIKESDTGLAAPSQWDLVSDKQMMQEEQPLQVARCTKIINPNSEDAKYVINVKQIAKFVVGLGDKVSPTDIEEGMRVGVDRNKYQIQIPLPPKIDPSVTMMTVEEKPDVTYNDVGGCKEQIEKMREVVELPMLHPEKFVKLGIDPPKGVLCYGPPGTGKTLLARAVANRTDACFIRVIGSELVQKYVGEGARMVRELFQMARSKKACIVFFDEVDAIGGARFDDGVGGDNEVQRTMLEIVNQLDGFDARGNIKVLMATNRPDTLDPALLRPGRLDRKVEFGLPDLESRTQIFKIHTRTMNCERDIRFELLARLCPNSTGADIRSVCTEAGMYAIRARRKTVTEKDFLDAVNKVIKGYQKFSATPKYMVYN; from the exons ATGGCGCCAGAACCTGAAGACATCAAGGACGAGAAGAACCCTAGACCGCTTGACGAGGACGACATCGCCCTCCTCAAGACCTAT GGGTTAGGGCCTTATTCAACACATATTAAGAAAGCCGAGAAGGAAGTCAAGGATTTGGCTAAGAAGGTCAATGATTTGTGTG GTATTAAGGAGTCTGATACTGGCTTAGCTGCACCCAGCCAGTGGGATCTTGTTTCTGACAAGCAAATGATGCAGGAGGAGCAGCCTCTTcag GTTGCAAGATGTACGAAGATAATCAATCCCAATTCTGAGGATGCTAAATACGTCATTAATGTCAAGCAAATTGCAAAG TTTGTTGTTGGGCTGGGTGACAAGGTTTCTCCAACTGATATAGAAGAAGGCATGCGTGTGGG GGTTGACAGGAACAAGTATCAAATTCAGATTCCTTTGCCTCCAAAGATCGATCCAAGTGTGACCATGATGACGGTGGAAGAGAAGCCAGATGTAACATATAATGATGTTGGTGGATGCAAGGAGCAGATTGAAAAGATGCGAGAA GTTGTGGAGCTGCCAATGCTTCACCCCGAGAAGTTTGTGAAGCTCGGAATTGATCCTCCAAAGGGTGTCCTCTGTTATGGTCCTCCAGGAACTGGTAAAACACTTCTAGCTAGGGCTGTCGCTAATAGAACTGATGCTTGCTTCATTCGTGTTATTGGGAGTGAGCTTGTTCAGAAATATGTCGGTGAGGGCGCTAGGATGGTTCGTGAGCTCTTTCAG ATGGCACGCTCAAAAAAGGCCTGTATTGTATTTTTCGATGAAGTTGATGCCATAGGAGGAGCTCGCTTTGATGATGGTGTGGGTGGAGACAATGAGGTTCAGCGTACAATGCTTGAAATTGTGAATCAACTTGATGGGTTTGATGCTCGTGGAAACATCAAAGTTTTAATGGCAACAAACAG GCCCGACACACTAGACCCAGCACTGTTACGTCCAGGACGATTGGATCGTAAGGTTGAGTTTGGCCTCCCTGATTTGGAGAGTAGAACTCAGATATTTAAGATCCATACACGAACAATGAACTGTGAAAGAGATATTAGGTTCGAACTACTGGCTCGGCTCTGCCCAAATTCAACTG GGGCTGATATAAGAAGCGTTTGCACTGAAGCTGGAATGTACGCCATCCGTGCACGAAGGAAGACAGTAACAGAGAAGGATTTCCTTGATGCTGTGAACAAAGTGATTAAGGGGTACCAGAAGTTCAGTGCAACACCGAAGTATATGGTTTACAACTGA